One window of Salegentibacter sp. Hel_I_6 genomic DNA carries:
- a CDS encoding isoaspartyl peptidase/L-asparaginase family protein has product MKKIALAIHGGAGTLLKGMMTAEKEVSYKKTLEAALNAGYNILEHNGNSVDAVVEAVKMLEDSPLFNAGKGSVFTNAGTHEMDAAIMNGGNLEAGAVSLISGIKNPVLLAKDIMGKSEHVFLAGTGAMDYAELLGYKLEPEDYFYDEFRFQQWQEIKDSGNFQLDHSVKKDSKFGTVGAVACDFGGNLAAATSTGGMTNKKFGRIGDSSMIGAGTYANNKTCAVSCTGSGEFFIRAVVAYDVSCLIEFKGLSLKEATEEVVQNRLLSIGGDGGLIAIDAEGNIAMPFNTEGMYRASIDTQGNRNIAIYK; this is encoded by the coding sequence GTGAAAAAAATAGCATTGGCCATTCACGGCGGCGCAGGTACTTTATTAAAAGGAATGATGACTGCGGAGAAAGAGGTTTCCTATAAAAAAACATTGGAAGCAGCGCTCAACGCTGGATACAATATTCTTGAACATAATGGAAATTCGGTAGATGCAGTTGTTGAGGCTGTAAAAATGCTGGAAGATTCTCCTCTTTTTAATGCTGGAAAAGGCAGCGTTTTTACAAACGCTGGTACGCACGAAATGGACGCAGCGATAATGAATGGCGGCAATCTTGAAGCTGGGGCGGTTTCTTTAATTAGCGGAATTAAAAATCCGGTGTTGCTGGCCAAAGATATTATGGGAAAAAGCGAGCACGTTTTCCTTGCTGGAACCGGTGCTATGGATTATGCGGAATTATTAGGCTATAAATTGGAGCCTGAAGATTATTTTTATGATGAATTTAGGTTTCAGCAGTGGCAGGAAATCAAGGATTCCGGGAATTTTCAATTAGACCACAGTGTAAAAAAAGATTCGAAATTCGGAACGGTGGGTGCCGTGGCCTGCGACTTTGGAGGCAATCTTGCTGCAGCAACTTCCACCGGGGGAATGACCAACAAAAAATTTGGCAGAATTGGGGATAGCTCGATGATTGGTGCAGGAACTTACGCCAACAATAAAACCTGTGCTGTTTCCTGTACCGGTAGCGGGGAGTTTTTTATTCGCGCCGTGGTAGCCTACGATGTTTCCTGTCTTATAGAATTTAAAGGTTTAAGCCTAAAAGAAGCTACAGAAGAAGTAGTACAAAACCGACTTTTATCCATCGGTGGCGATGGGGGTTTAATTGCCATAGATGCTGAAGGAAATATTGCCATGCCTTTTAATACTGAAGGAATGTACCGTGCCAGTATAGACACACAAGGCAATAGAAACATAGCAATTTATAAGTAA
- a CDS encoding cyanophycinase codes for MIKGTLIPIGGNEDKGFHRADRFRLDYISQGILSRVVYESGGNGSRILIITTASGIPEEVGQSYLDAFERLGCNNVSHLYIGSKEEANSEENLSLLKEADCVMFSGGNQYKITRNIKGTLFHDLLAKRYHEENFVLAGTSAGAMCMSKEMITGGSSKESFIKGAIKLREGLNLIPQLIIDTHFIQRGRFGRLSEAVARFPELIGFGLAEDTGIVIKNGNECDIIGSGMVIVFDPGKLKHNNFARLKEGTPLTMTNLITHVLSDGDSYYLKEREIRVMASSKSFID; via the coding sequence ATGATTAAAGGAACTTTAATACCCATTGGTGGAAATGAAGATAAAGGCTTCCATAGAGCAGACCGATTTAGACTGGATTACATAAGCCAGGGAATTCTCTCTCGTGTAGTTTACGAAAGTGGCGGAAATGGCTCACGAATACTCATAATCACTACAGCTTCTGGTATACCTGAAGAAGTAGGACAAAGCTATCTGGATGCTTTTGAAAGGTTGGGCTGTAATAATGTATCCCACCTTTATATAGGCTCAAAAGAAGAAGCAAATTCTGAAGAAAATTTAAGCTTGCTGAAAGAAGCAGATTGTGTGATGTTTTCTGGCGGAAATCAATATAAAATCACCAGAAATATTAAAGGAACCCTTTTTCACGATTTACTTGCAAAACGTTACCACGAAGAAAACTTTGTACTGGCAGGAACCAGTGCTGGCGCTATGTGTATGTCTAAAGAAATGATAACCGGCGGTAGCAGTAAAGAATCTTTTATTAAAGGCGCGATTAAATTGCGCGAAGGACTTAACCTTATCCCCCAACTTATTATAGACACTCACTTTATACAACGCGGACGCTTTGGAAGATTATCTGAAGCTGTAGCAAGATTCCCCGAACTTATTGGTTTTGGACTGGCGGAAGACACCGGCATTGTTATTAAAAATGGAAACGAATGCGACATTATTGGTTCGGGAATGGTGATTGTTTTTGATCCAGGAAAACTGAAACACAATAACTTCGCAAGGCTTAAGGAAGGAACCCCCCTAACTATGACGAACCTTATTACGCACGTTCTTTCAGATGGAGATAGTTATTATCTAAAAGAACGGGAAATTAGGGTGATGGCTTCTTCCAAAAGTTTTATAGACTAA
- the cphA gene encoding cyanophycin synthetase translates to MKIREINAMRGPNYWSVRRHKLIVMVLDLEDMEQKPTDKVPGFNERIKAMFPSMYEHRCSEGCPGGFFMRVDDGTWMGHVIEHIALEIQTLAGMDVGFGRTRGYGEEGVYNVVFNYLEENAGRFAAESAVRICEALIAGIDYNLEADLQEMRELRESERLGPSTGSIVEEAASRGIPWIRLNQYSLCQLGYGANQKKIHATVTSQTSSIGVELACDKEDTKYLLEQAEVLVPKGRIIRTERELKKAIKEIGFPVVTKPIDGNHGRGISVDINTIEAAVIGFKAAKKVSSSVIVESFITGDDYRLLVINNKLVAAAKRTPAHVIGDGKSSIQELIDEVNSDPRRGYGHEKVLTMITVNDLTKSIIQSYGYTLETVVKKGEQVILKDTANLSTGGTSEDVTDMVHPANIFMAERISKIIDLDICGIDLMTTDISKPLEETNGAVIEVNAGPGFRMHLAPSKGIPRNVAANVVDMLFPPGTSARIPIIAVTGTNGKTTTTRLIAHMLKMKGHRVGYTTSDGVYIQNRMLMKGDCTGPSSVEFVLRDPTVDYAVLECARGGLLRAGLGFHRCDVGIVTNVTGDHLGLKGIHSIEQLARVKGVLPETVVKEGYAILNADDELVFNMSKNVESNVALFSMDENNIHIKAMAAKGGLSAIYENGYITICKGDWKLRIIKAVNVPLTYGGKAVFMIQNVLPAVLTAYVRGFSIEDIKVSLETFIPSPGQTPGRLNLFEFEDFQVLIDYAHNPAGLRALKDMVAKMEAKTKVGIIAGVGDRRDQDTREIGSIAAEMFDEIIIRQDKNLRGKQADEIIKILKDGIQENNPKKKISVISSEKEAITHAINHAKEGSLIVMCSDMVLETLDLVMKLKEKEASKLYGV, encoded by the coding sequence ATGAAGATACGGGAGATAAATGCAATGCGAGGTCCTAATTACTGGTCGGTTAGGCGACATAAATTAATAGTAATGGTCCTGGATCTTGAAGATATGGAACAGAAACCTACCGATAAGGTGCCTGGTTTTAATGAACGGATCAAGGCAATGTTTCCCAGTATGTATGAGCATAGATGTTCTGAAGGATGCCCAGGAGGGTTTTTTATGCGGGTAGATGATGGTACCTGGATGGGTCACGTTATAGAACATATTGCCTTAGAAATTCAAACCCTTGCAGGAATGGATGTGGGGTTTGGAAGAACCCGGGGTTATGGCGAAGAAGGCGTTTACAACGTAGTTTTTAATTATTTAGAAGAAAATGCGGGAAGATTTGCTGCTGAAAGTGCGGTACGAATTTGCGAAGCTCTTATAGCAGGAATTGACTACAACCTGGAAGCCGATTTGCAGGAAATGCGAGAACTTAGAGAATCTGAAAGACTTGGGCCAAGTACAGGATCTATAGTAGAGGAAGCGGCCAGCCGTGGTATTCCGTGGATTAGATTAAACCAATATTCTTTATGCCAGTTGGGTTATGGTGCAAATCAGAAAAAAATTCACGCCACCGTAACTAGCCAAACCAGTAGTATAGGTGTAGAATTGGCATGTGATAAAGAAGATACCAAATATTTATTGGAACAGGCCGAGGTGTTGGTTCCTAAAGGAAGGATTATACGTACCGAAAGAGAACTTAAAAAAGCGATAAAAGAGATAGGCTTTCCGGTGGTTACCAAACCTATAGATGGCAATCACGGTCGTGGAATTAGCGTCGATATTAATACGATAGAAGCCGCTGTAATAGGTTTTAAAGCGGCTAAAAAAGTATCAAGCTCAGTAATCGTAGAGAGTTTTATTACTGGTGACGATTATAGGTTGTTAGTAATAAACAATAAACTGGTAGCGGCGGCAAAACGTACTCCCGCCCACGTAATTGGTGATGGGAAATCCAGTATTCAGGAATTAATCGATGAAGTGAATAGCGATCCTAGAAGGGGTTACGGGCACGAGAAAGTGCTTACCATGATTACGGTAAACGATCTTACCAAAAGTATTATCCAATCTTATGGGTATACCCTGGAAACGGTAGTAAAAAAGGGAGAACAGGTTATATTAAAGGATACTGCTAATTTAAGTACGGGCGGAACTTCAGAAGATGTTACCGATATGGTGCATCCCGCCAATATTTTTATGGCTGAAAGGATTTCAAAAATAATAGACCTGGATATTTGTGGAATCGACCTAATGACTACCGATATTAGCAAACCTCTTGAAGAAACCAATGGTGCGGTAATAGAAGTGAATGCAGGCCCTGGTTTTAGAATGCACCTGGCACCTTCAAAAGGAATTCCAAGAAATGTGGCGGCAAATGTAGTGGATATGCTTTTTCCTCCGGGAACAAGTGCCAGAATTCCTATAATAGCAGTAACCGGTACCAACGGAAAAACCACCACCACCAGGCTTATTGCCCATATGCTTAAAATGAAAGGTCACCGTGTGGGGTACACCACCAGTGATGGTGTATATATTCAAAATCGAATGTTGATGAAGGGCGATTGCACGGGGCCATCCAGTGTAGAGTTTGTATTGCGGGATCCTACGGTAGATTATGCTGTACTGGAATGTGCTCGTGGCGGACTTTTAAGAGCCGGACTCGGATTTCATAGATGTGACGTGGGGATTGTAACCAACGTTACAGGAGATCATCTTGGGCTAAAAGGAATACACAGTATTGAACAGTTAGCTCGAGTTAAGGGAGTGCTTCCGGAAACGGTAGTAAAAGAAGGATATGCCATATTGAATGCTGACGATGAGCTGGTATTTAATATGAGTAAAAATGTAGAAAGCAATGTGGCCTTGTTTTCTATGGATGAAAATAACATCCATATAAAAGCGATGGCTGCAAAAGGTGGCTTGTCTGCTATTTATGAAAATGGCTATATCACTATTTGCAAAGGCGATTGGAAATTAAGGATTATAAAAGCGGTAAATGTGCCATTAACTTACGGTGGCAAAGCTGTTTTTATGATCCAGAATGTTTTGCCCGCAGTACTCACCGCTTATGTAAGAGGTTTTAGTATTGAAGACATTAAAGTCTCTTTGGAAACTTTTATACCCTCTCCCGGGCAAACTCCGGGAAGGCTCAATTTGTTTGAATTTGAAGACTTTCAGGTTTTAATAGATTATGCCCATAACCCTGCAGGTTTGAGAGCTTTGAAAGATATGGTAGCGAAAATGGAAGCCAAAACTAAAGTAGGGATAATTGCCGGGGTGGGAGACAGGCGCGACCAGGATACCCGGGAGATTGGAAGTATTGCTGCTGAAATGTTTGATGAAATTATAATTAGGCAGGATAAGAATTTAAGGGGCAAACAGGCTGATGAGATTATAAAAATACTGAAAGACGGGATTCAGGAGAATAATCCCAAAAAGAAAATAAGTGTTATATCTTCGGAAAAAGAAGCCATCACCCATGCCATTAATCATGCAAAAGAAGGCAGCCTAATAGTAATGTGCAGCGATATGGTTTTAGAAACGCTTGATCTTGTGATGAAGTTAAAAGAAAAAGAGGCCAGTAAATTATATGGTGTATAA
- a CDS encoding N(4)-(beta-N-acetylglucosaminyl)-L-asparaginase, whose translation MMKRKPTPISVATWNFPKATLKAGEMLYSGATALDAVEEGVKIEEANLKNTTVGKGGAPDREGNVTLDACIMAPNGDAGAVVYLKNNTHAVSVARKVMEETPHVMLAGEGADQFAQQQGFMKEELFTESSEKAYREWLKNKEYKPLINIENHDTIGMLCLDEKGDIAGACTSSGLSYKMNGRVGDSPIIGSGLFLDNEIGGAVATGMGEAIMKSVGSFLIVELMRQGKSPQEACETAVKRIIKQNPNYKDFQVAFLALNKNGDIGSYCIHEGYSYVEYRDNKNTNIPSKSYL comes from the coding sequence ATGATGAAACGAAAACCAACTCCAATTAGCGTTGCTACCTGGAATTTCCCGAAGGCGACTCTAAAAGCAGGAGAGATGTTATATTCAGGCGCCACAGCTTTAGATGCAGTGGAAGAAGGCGTTAAAATTGAAGAAGCCAATCTAAAAAACACCACTGTAGGAAAGGGAGGCGCTCCAGACAGGGAGGGCAATGTGACTTTGGATGCCTGTATAATGGCACCTAACGGCGATGCAGGTGCCGTAGTTTATTTAAAGAATAATACCCACGCTGTTTCTGTAGCAAGGAAAGTGATGGAAGAAACTCCGCACGTTATGCTTGCCGGCGAAGGAGCCGATCAATTTGCACAGCAACAGGGTTTTATGAAAGAGGAACTGTTTACAGAAAGTTCTGAAAAAGCTTATAGGGAATGGCTTAAAAACAAAGAATATAAACCCTTAATTAACATTGAAAATCACGATACTATTGGAATGCTATGCCTGGACGAAAAAGGCGATATTGCCGGAGCCTGTACCTCATCTGGGCTTTCTTATAAAATGAATGGGCGCGTAGGTGATTCTCCCATTATTGGTTCTGGGTTATTCCTTGACAATGAGATTGGGGGTGCGGTTGCCACCGGAATGGGGGAGGCAATTATGAAAAGTGTTGGGAGTTTTCTTATTGTTGAACTAATGCGCCAGGGCAAAAGTCCGCAGGAAGCTTGTGAAACTGCTGTAAAAAGAATTATTAAGCAAAACCCGAATTACAAAGATTTTCAGGTAGCTTTCTTAGCCTTAAACAAAAATGGAGATATAGGCTCTTACTGCATTCACGAAGGTTATTCTTATGTAGAATATAGGGATAATAAAAACACTAATATTCCCAGTAAATCTTATCTATAA
- a CDS encoding metallophosphoesterase, with translation MRWIIFIVFFLFIEIYAYQALKTITRNHWVVIVYFLVTAAVLGNFLYQWLAPVEGSVLTGARGYAFGFLLSLMLFKLFLTLIMFGEDLFRLSQGAFEKFSSKENFSLPSRRKFLSQLAMGIAAIPLASVLYGMYQGRYNFRVLNYTLYFEDLPDSFDGYRLAQISDIHSGSFDNEKKIKYGIDLLNEQESDMVVFTGDLVNNEASEMKPWQELFGQIKARDGVYSILGNHDYGDYKDWNTAEEKKQNLDTLKETHTKMGWKLLLNEHKFIERNGEKIALVGVENWGAGGFKKEGDLDKAGNGLSEKDFKVLLSHDPSYWQEKIKKDQKNYHLTLSGHTHGMQFGIEIPGWFKWSPVQYRYQNWAGIYEEFGRYINVNRGFGYLAFPGRVGIWPEISVIELKKGSKPA, from the coding sequence ATGCGCTGGATAATATTCATAGTCTTTTTCCTTTTTATAGAAATTTACGCCTACCAGGCATTAAAGACCATAACCCGAAACCATTGGGTGGTGATTGTCTATTTTTTAGTAACTGCGGCGGTATTAGGTAATTTCCTTTACCAATGGCTAGCACCGGTAGAAGGGAGTGTGCTTACGGGGGCACGTGGTTATGCCTTTGGGTTTTTGCTCTCGTTAATGCTTTTTAAACTTTTCCTTACGCTAATAATGTTTGGGGAAGATTTATTTAGATTAAGCCAGGGCGCATTTGAAAAATTTTCTTCTAAAGAAAATTTTTCCCTTCCTTCCCGTAGAAAGTTTTTGAGTCAGTTGGCGATGGGTATAGCTGCCATTCCTTTAGCTTCGGTTTTGTATGGAATGTACCAGGGAAGATATAATTTTAGGGTACTTAACTATACGCTATACTTTGAAGACCTGCCTGATTCTTTTGATGGTTACAGGCTTGCACAAATTAGCGACATTCACAGTGGTAGTTTTGATAATGAAAAGAAGATAAAATACGGGATAGACCTTCTAAATGAACAGGAGTCTGATATGGTAGTTTTTACTGGAGATTTGGTAAATAATGAAGCTTCAGAAATGAAACCCTGGCAGGAATTATTTGGTCAAATAAAAGCCAGGGATGGGGTTTATTCCATTCTGGGAAATCACGATTATGGGGACTATAAAGACTGGAATACAGCTGAAGAGAAAAAACAAAATTTAGATACTTTAAAAGAAACCCATACCAAAATGGGCTGGAAGCTCTTGCTTAATGAGCATAAATTTATTGAGCGAAACGGGGAAAAGATAGCACTGGTCGGTGTAGAAAATTGGGGAGCAGGCGGATTTAAGAAGGAAGGCGATTTAGATAAAGCAGGAAATGGGTTGAGCGAAAAAGACTTTAAAGTTCTTTTAAGTCATGACCCATCTTACTGGCAGGAGAAGATTAAGAAAGATCAAAAGAATTATCATTTAACACTTAGCGGGCATACCCACGGAATGCAATTTGGCATTGAAATTCCCGGTTGGTTTAAATGGAGCCCGGTGCAATATCGTTACCAGAACTGGGCAGGAATCTATGAAGAATTTGGTCGTTATATAAATGTAAACCGCGGATTTGGCTACCTTGCTTTTCCCGGGAGAGTAGGTATTTGGCCAGAGATAAGTGTGATTGAACTCAAAAAAGGCTCAAAACCTGCATAA
- a CDS encoding co-chaperone YbbN, with protein sequence MSKFGELIDLNIPVLLDFYTEWNEDSKAMNPVMREVAASLGNKAKVIKIDIDKNSQLAEALRVKTLPTLIIYKAGEMKWRQSGEQDAATLVGILKEYI encoded by the coding sequence ATGTCAAAATTTGGTGAATTAATAGATCTCAATATTCCGGTGTTGTTAGATTTTTATACCGAATGGAACGAAGATTCTAAGGCTATGAATCCCGTAATGCGGGAAGTTGCGGCTTCTTTAGGGAATAAAGCAAAGGTGATAAAAATTGATATTGATAAAAACTCACAGCTTGCCGAGGCGCTTCGGGTAAAGACGCTACCTACGTTAATTATCTACAAAGCAGGCGAAATGAAATGGCGCCAAAGTGGCGAACAGGATGCAGCTACCCTTGTAGGAATTCTTAAAGAATATATCTAA
- a CDS encoding polysaccharide deacetylase family protein, with translation MNPFFVKYPYLLKRLYPNRITRIEESNTIYLTFDDGPIPEITPWVLEQLEGYNAKATFFCIGENIQKNPDIFQEIINRGHSIGNHTFNHINGWKSNTKAYIENVLKTEEIISEKRNESRADIEKNQELEIKKSRRSQNSQPETSNQKLFRPAYGKIKNSQAGELVKRGYKIVMWDVLSGDFDSRISKEKCFKNVTNNASEGSTVVFHDSIKASKNLKFSLPKVLDYYAKKGFSFKAL, from the coding sequence ATGAATCCATTTTTTGTAAAATATCCTTATCTACTAAAGAGGCTCTACCCGAATCGCATTACCAGAATCGAAGAGTCTAATACTATTTACCTCACTTTTGACGATGGCCCAATTCCGGAGATCACACCCTGGGTTCTCGAGCAATTAGAAGGCTATAATGCCAAAGCCACTTTTTTTTGCATAGGCGAAAATATTCAGAAAAATCCTGACATATTTCAGGAGATTATCAATCGCGGGCATAGCATAGGAAATCACACCTTTAATCATATAAATGGATGGAAAAGCAATACCAAAGCCTATATTGAGAACGTGCTTAAAACCGAAGAAATAATTTCTGAAAAAAGAAATGAGAGCAGAGCTGATATAGAAAAGAATCAGGAATTAGAAATCAAGAAATCGAGAAGAAGCCAAAACTCGCAACCAGAAACTTCAAACCAAAAATTATTTCGACCGGCCTACGGAAAAATTAAAAATTCACAGGCTGGAGAACTTGTAAAACGGGGGTATAAAATTGTGATGTGGGATGTATTGAGCGGGGATTTTGATTCTCGAATTTCTAAAGAAAAATGCTTTAAAAATGTGACCAATAATGCTTCAGAAGGAAGTACTGTTGTTTTCCACGATAGTATAAAAGCTTCAAAAAACCTGAAATTTTCGCTTCCAAAAGTGTTGGATTATTATGCTAAAAAAGGCTTCAGTTTTAAAGCGCTTTAG
- a CDS encoding DUF2723 domain-containing protein, translated as MTDFSFRKWNKILGWLVFFIALTTYTLTLEPTASFWDAGEYIATSANLEVGHPPGAPFYQMLGAFFSAFAPDNSQVALMVNFMSGAASAFAVLFMFWSISLLVLKVAGPVEKLKPANKIAVLGSAMVGSLAFTFTDSFWFSAVEAEVYAMAACLMALMFYLGLLWERDMFKPRGNRWLILISLVVGLSFGVHFMGLLTIPAIGFLYFFKNYKKITVKNFIIANIVVVAVLMFIFKLLLPYTLTFFAASELFFTNSLGLPFNTGTVIALLAIVAAFYFGINYTRKKNYFQLNTLFLCILFILIGFSSWVMLPIRSNAPTVINENSPDNARELLAYYNREQYGETHLFYGPQFSEMYSGLDENNPYTDAKPKYEKDEEAGKYIIVNDYKNAKQNLDDSHKAVLPRLWSSQHAANYMDFTGPLDFTIKQEYQGEERLVSAVNEFQNRYAQGELDNNDYHNFLRQFGEYLNIEKPSFSSNIAYLLEYQIGYMYWRYFMWNFVGRQDDNQGKYTDLHGNWLSGINFIDEMHIGPQDNLPSDVKNNKARNTYYFLPLILGLIGLVFQFKRDKNNFWVLLVFFLFTGIALKIYLNERPFEPRERDYALVGSFYVFAIWIGFGAYALFDWAKKFLKPKLAAPIVIAASILAVPVLLATENWDDHDRSGRDSTLTMAKMYLDSIDENGIIFTIGDNDTFALWYVQQIERYRTDVRVVNTSLFATDWYIDQMKRKAFDSDPIPSQFENKDYNGVNDAVFAREVTKDTLPIKTWLNYIQNNDPRTQAELQSGQMINTFPSKNIRIPVDKEAVLENGIVEERFADQIVDEIVINLESQVIYKNTLMMLDILANNNWQRPIYFSGGSFSDEDYLWMKEYLQLEGVAYKLVPIKTPIDKRNPYDMGRINTNKMYDIVMNWDWGNMGSDDIYHDTETRRNSITYRSNLARLVENLLNEQDTTRAKNVLDLAMENMPVEHYSYYALLEPYVSGYYDVGEPEKAREIWEKIATSYQEKLQYYSTWDIDRQYRYFSEIVSDIERYRALVDLLVAHQDEEILKEKAEEFNEHLELFRHFYGEEEEINPQDPEEILLEQGINPELNQGNNSLRIDSSE; from the coding sequence ATGACAGATTTTAGCTTCAGGAAGTGGAATAAGATATTAGGATGGCTTGTATTTTTTATCGCACTTACCACGTACACCCTCACTTTGGAACCTACCGCAAGTTTTTGGGATGCAGGTGAATACATTGCCACCTCTGCTAATCTTGAAGTAGGACACCCACCGGGAGCACCTTTTTATCAAATGTTGGGCGCATTCTTTTCTGCCTTTGCACCAGATAATTCACAGGTTGCATTAATGGTGAATTTCATGTCTGGGGCGGCAAGTGCGTTTGCTGTCTTATTTATGTTTTGGTCTATAAGCCTATTGGTTTTAAAAGTTGCCGGACCCGTAGAGAAGTTAAAACCTGCTAATAAAATAGCTGTGCTAGGAAGCGCTATGGTTGGATCATTAGCCTTTACTTTCACCGATAGTTTTTGGTTTAGTGCTGTAGAAGCCGAAGTCTATGCAATGGCAGCCTGTCTTATGGCACTTATGTTTTATTTAGGTTTACTTTGGGAACGAGATATGTTTAAACCCCGTGGAAATCGCTGGTTGATCTTAATTTCGCTAGTTGTAGGCTTATCTTTTGGAGTACATTTTATGGGGCTCCTTACTATACCCGCTATCGGCTTCTTATACTTCTTTAAGAATTACAAAAAAATTACCGTCAAGAATTTTATTATTGCCAATATTGTGGTGGTTGCTGTACTAATGTTCATCTTTAAATTACTCTTACCTTATACACTTACCTTCTTTGCTGCTTCGGAATTATTTTTTACCAATTCGCTGGGACTTCCTTTTAATACCGGAACTGTAATTGCACTTTTAGCGATTGTTGCCGCTTTCTACTTCGGAATAAACTATACGCGGAAGAAAAATTACTTTCAGCTAAATACATTATTTCTTTGTATTCTTTTTATACTTATCGGGTTTTCCAGCTGGGTAATGCTTCCTATAAGATCTAATGCGCCAACGGTAATTAACGAGAACAGTCCTGATAATGCCAGGGAACTTTTAGCGTATTACAACAGGGAACAATACGGGGAAACCCATTTATTTTACGGCCCGCAATTTTCTGAAATGTATTCCGGTCTGGATGAAAACAATCCTTATACTGACGCAAAACCGAAATACGAAAAAGATGAAGAAGCCGGAAAATATATTATCGTAAACGATTATAAAAACGCAAAACAGAATCTTGATGATTCCCATAAAGCAGTTTTACCCCGTTTATGGAGTTCGCAACATGCAGCCAATTATATGGATTTCACCGGCCCTCTAGATTTCACGATCAAACAGGAATACCAGGGCGAAGAACGCCTGGTTAGCGCAGTAAACGAGTTTCAAAATAGGTATGCACAGGGAGAATTAGACAACAATGATTATCACAACTTTTTAAGACAGTTTGGAGAATATCTAAATATTGAAAAGCCCTCTTTTTCTTCAAATATCGCATATTTATTAGAGTATCAAATCGGCTATATGTACTGGCGTTATTTTATGTGGAATTTTGTTGGGCGACAGGACGATAACCAGGGAAAATATACCGATTTGCACGGTAACTGGCTTAGTGGCATCAATTTTATAGACGAGATGCATATTGGTCCTCAAGATAATCTTCCCAGCGATGTAAAGAATAATAAAGCCCGAAACACTTACTATTTCTTACCCTTAATTTTAGGGTTAATTGGACTTGTTTTTCAATTTAAAAGAGACAAAAATAATTTCTGGGTACTACTTGTATTTTTCCTTTTCACAGGAATTGCATTAAAAATATATTTAAACGAAAGACCTTTTGAACCTCGCGAACGTGATTATGCTTTAGTTGGCTCATTCTATGTATTTGCGATCTGGATAGGCTTCGGGGCATATGCCCTCTTTGATTGGGCCAAGAAATTCCTAAAACCAAAACTTGCCGCGCCTATTGTAATTGCCGCATCAATCCTGGCAGTACCGGTGCTTTTAGCTACAGAAAACTGGGACGATCACGACCGTAGCGGAAGAGATTCTACCCTCACCATGGCAAAAATGTACCTTGATTCTATAGACGAAAATGGTATAATTTTCACCATTGGAGATAATGACACCTTTGCCCTTTGGTATGTACAGCAAATAGAACGCTACAGAACAGATGTAAGAGTAGTCAATACCAGTCTTTTCGCTACCGATTGGTATATAGATCAAATGAAGCGAAAAGCTTTTGATAGCGACCCAATTCCGTCACAATTTGAAAACAAGGATTACAACGGAGTTAATGACGCTGTTTTTGCAAGGGAAGTCACAAAAGATACCCTGCCCATAAAAACCTGGTTAAATTATATTCAAAACAACGATCCAAGAACACAGGCCGAATTACAAAGCGGCCAAATGATTAATACGTTCCCCTCTAAGAATATTCGTATTCCTGTAGATAAAGAAGCTGTTTTAGAAAATGGGATCGTTGAAGAGCGATTTGCCGATCAAATTGTTGATGAAATTGTGATCAATTTAGAATCCCAGGTTATTTATAAGAACACCTTAATGATGTTAGATATTCTTGCTAATAACAATTGGCAACGACCAATCTATTTCTCAGGTGGGAGCTTTAGCGATGAAGATTATTTATGGATGAAGGAATATCTTCAACTAGAAGGTGTTGCCTATAAACTGGTGCCTATAAAAACTCCTATAGACAAGCGAAATCCTTATGATATGGGACGTATTAACACCAACAAGATGTATGATATTGTGATGAACTGGGATTGGGGTAATATGGGATCAGACGATATTTATCATGATACTGAAACACGTAGGAATTCTATAACTTACCGAAGCAACCTGGCGAGGCTTGTAGAAAATCTGCTGAATGAACAGGATACCACCCGCGCAAAAAATGTGCTGGACCTAGCTATGGAAAATATGCCGGTAGAACATTATAGCTATTATGCGCTTTTAGAACCTTATGTGAGCGGTTATTACGATGTTGGTGAGCCTGAAAAAGCAAGAGAGATCTGGGAAAAAATCGCAACTAGTTATCAAGAGAAATTACAATACTATAGTACCTGGGATATAGATAGACAATACAGGTATTTTAGCGAAATTGTATCAGATATTGAACGCTACCGTGCCCTTGTAGATCTTTTGGTAGCGCACCAGGATGAAGAAATACTCAAAGAGAAAGCCGAAGAGTTTAATGAGCACCTGGAGCTTTTTCGCCATTTCTATGGTGAAGAAGAGGAAATAAATCCGCAGGATCCTGAGGAAATCTTACTGGAGCAAGGAATAAACCCAGAATTAAATCAGGGGAATAATTCGCTTAGAATAGATTCTTCAGAATAA